In Rhodothermales bacterium, a single window of DNA contains:
- a CDS encoding UvrD-helicase domain-containing protein, which produces MERLPEDHSDRRMITEDLASNMIVRAGAGSGKTTALISRIVALLESGVTPSSIVAITFTRLAAAELKVRLYDELAERDMAFPEELYMGTIHAFCARLLRQRPFDIGVAPDFIQLEAEDAAEDGRRFWQRYLSRANTSQALDELTAAGCTDDMLTDLFRRVSEYSDLVPVVDEVGDDMDLESAVEHAMEVVRGLETLGPFHPDPDAVQSGVRKARMVHGMMDATRDADRVAVLQLVDGLLNKKGDALPVTLYKWQRPKALMKCVRDGLDHEESPLNFVDVIARHVRPAVQAWNARVHARATYFVQQAVAEFDQERRRSGRLTHDDLLRLAAELVGRSSEARAAFQALYRHLLVDEFQDTDPTQARMLFWLASGTPDLEAWSRSPLLPGRLFLVGDDKQSIYRFRRADFEVFGLCEQAIVNQGGRSLELTVNFRSTPSVCAWINQALSEPFTESNHQAPWQPLLPFRPDTDASRVEWMTYDGKMSAQEEARNEARTIARMIKDDVDAGRAEPGDFLILMRTAKRISVYVAELSMAGLPVSVSGGTSTGGSDVLASVCSILEYAASPHDLLAQVSALRSPMVGVSDRELLDWATEGSVAVQAALARLDGMASVLHDHGPHAALSRIAWEQDWWLFLSTRSTADVDTGMLQRILALFRDVEAAGKSWLHALGLLQAARDDAQKIPLHTSRKSGLSDIRIMTVHGAKGLQARTVFLANPSHVSARTPDCHFDSTSESARVVLPVVERHGFSPVVRFAPRNWPDIRSTEQAFQDAEAVRLLYVACTRAVERLVVTVRGTGRAGYWNTLSGALERSAEGPILISAQTPGVRDDRPSPATSVWANAQAVLDARRARIQLLSRERYRVVRPSDLGALSAGHALGERAFIPEGHGPGGKLFGQAVHTMFEWLVNQREQVPDSAAVRDHIQSFHAQPEWLPSYDDGMLAAARGLLDGPLWALIREAQDVLVEVPFTTGLATDGDMVQVVSGTVDLALRRGSKWTLVDFKTDRQEARDLVALHGPQIRTYVTCWRNMFDDDDVEACLWSTWLNRLVPVQEEAS; this is translated from the coding sequence ATGGAACGCTTGCCTGAGGACCATTCGGATCGTCGAATGATTACCGAGGATCTGGCATCGAACATGATTGTACGGGCCGGTGCAGGGTCCGGAAAGACCACTGCACTCATCTCCCGGATTGTCGCCCTCCTGGAATCGGGCGTCACGCCCTCCTCGATTGTGGCCATCACCTTCACGCGACTCGCGGCCGCCGAGTTGAAAGTCCGGCTGTACGACGAGCTTGCGGAACGGGACATGGCGTTCCCGGAAGAGCTGTACATGGGCACCATCCACGCTTTCTGTGCCCGACTCCTTCGCCAGCGACCGTTCGATATCGGAGTTGCACCCGATTTCATCCAACTGGAAGCAGAGGATGCAGCGGAAGACGGGCGACGGTTCTGGCAGCGTTACCTGTCGCGGGCAAATACGTCCCAGGCGTTGGACGAGCTGACGGCGGCAGGCTGCACGGACGACATGCTCACGGATCTCTTCCGGCGGGTCTCGGAATACAGCGATCTGGTGCCGGTCGTGGATGAAGTCGGGGATGATATGGACCTGGAATCGGCCGTGGAGCACGCCATGGAGGTGGTTCGCGGCCTGGAGACCCTCGGGCCCTTCCATCCCGATCCCGATGCGGTTCAATCCGGGGTGCGCAAGGCGCGGATGGTCCATGGGATGATGGATGCCACCCGGGATGCGGACAGAGTGGCCGTCCTGCAATTGGTGGACGGATTGCTGAACAAGAAGGGCGATGCGCTACCGGTGACGTTGTACAAGTGGCAGCGTCCCAAAGCGCTCATGAAATGCGTCCGGGACGGGCTGGATCATGAGGAATCGCCTCTCAATTTCGTTGACGTGATTGCCCGGCACGTCCGCCCGGCCGTCCAGGCCTGGAATGCCCGCGTGCACGCTCGGGCTACGTACTTCGTCCAGCAGGCCGTGGCGGAGTTCGACCAGGAGCGCCGGCGTTCGGGACGGCTGACCCACGATGACCTCCTTCGCCTGGCCGCCGAATTGGTCGGCCGTTCGTCAGAAGCCCGGGCGGCGTTCCAGGCATTGTACCGCCACCTGCTGGTGGATGAGTTCCAGGATACCGATCCGACCCAGGCACGCATGTTGTTCTGGCTGGCATCGGGGACTCCGGATCTGGAAGCCTGGTCCCGGAGTCCGCTCCTGCCGGGCCGGTTGTTCCTTGTGGGAGACGACAAACAGTCCATCTATCGGTTCAGAAGGGCGGATTTCGAGGTATTCGGCCTGTGCGAACAGGCCATCGTGAATCAGGGCGGGCGCAGCCTGGAGTTGACGGTGAACTTCCGTTCGACCCCGTCGGTGTGTGCGTGGATAAATCAGGCCCTTTCTGAACCCTTCACGGAAAGCAACCATCAGGCCCCCTGGCAGCCGTTGCTGCCTTTCCGGCCCGACACGGATGCTTCCCGGGTCGAGTGGATGACCTACGACGGCAAGATGTCCGCCCAGGAGGAGGCCCGGAATGAGGCCCGGACCATTGCACGCATGATCAAGGATGACGTGGACGCAGGCCGGGCGGAACCCGGGGACTTCCTCATCCTCATGCGGACCGCCAAACGCATTTCCGTGTATGTGGCTGAGTTGTCCATGGCGGGTCTGCCGGTATCGGTATCGGGAGGCACGTCCACCGGCGGGTCGGATGTGTTGGCCAGTGTGTGCAGCATCCTGGAATATGCGGCATCGCCCCACGATCTGCTGGCCCAGGTCAGCGCGCTTCGTTCCCCGATGGTGGGGGTCTCCGACCGGGAATTGCTCGATTGGGCTACCGAAGGCAGCGTCGCGGTGCAAGCGGCACTGGCGCGACTGGACGGCATGGCGTCCGTCCTGCACGACCATGGGCCCCATGCGGCACTCTCCAGGATAGCCTGGGAGCAGGACTGGTGGCTCTTCCTGTCGACGCGATCGACGGCGGATGTGGATACGGGCATGTTGCAGCGGATTCTGGCGCTGTTCCGGGATGTGGAAGCGGCGGGAAAATCCTGGCTGCACGCGCTCGGCCTGCTGCAGGCCGCCCGGGACGACGCGCAGAAGATTCCGCTCCACACCAGCCGGAAATCGGGACTATCGGACATCCGGATCATGACGGTGCACGGGGCCAAGGGCCTGCAGGCACGGACGGTCTTCCTGGCGAATCCGAGCCATGTATCTGCCCGGACGCCGGATTGCCATTTCGATTCGACGTCCGAATCCGCGCGGGTGGTCCTTCCCGTCGTGGAGCGGCATGGATTCTCACCCGTCGTCCGCTTTGCGCCCCGGAATTGGCCGGACATCCGGTCGACGGAGCAGGCCTTCCAGGATGCCGAGGCGGTGCGTCTGCTGTACGTGGCGTGCACGCGGGCTGTCGAGCGGCTCGTGGTCACCGTACGGGGCACGGGGCGCGCCGGGTACTGGAATACGCTTTCCGGCGCACTGGAGCGGAGTGCTGAAGGACCCATCCTGATCTCCGCGCAGACGCCGGGCGTCCGGGATGATCGGCCGTCCCCGGCCACCTCGGTGTGGGCCAACGCCCAGGCGGTATTGGATGCGCGTCGGGCGCGCATCCAGTTGTTGTCCAGGGAACGGTACCGGGTGGTCCGACCAAGTGACCTGGGCGCACTTTCCGCAGGCCATGCACTCGGGGAACGCGCCTTCATCCCGGAAGGGCATGGACCCGGTGGCAAGCTCTTCGGCCAGGCCGTCCACACCATGTTTGAATGGTTGGTCAATCAGCGGGAACAGGTCCCCGACAGCGCTGCGGTCCGCGACCATATCCAGTCGTTCCATGCCCAGCCGGAGTGGCTGCCGTCATACGACGACGGCATGCTGGCCGCGGCCCGGGGACTGCTGGATGGCCCGCTATGGGCCCTCATCCGGGAGGCCCAGGATGTGCTGGTGGAGGTACCTTTCACGACCGGGCTGGCCACCGATGGCGACATGGTCCAGGTGGTTTCCGGCACCGTGGACCTGGCCCTTCGACGGGGTTCGAAGTGGACGCTGGTGGACTTCAAGACCGATCGACAGGAGGCGCGGGACCTGGTGGCCCTACACGGCCCCCAGATCCGGACATACGTGACCTGCTGGCGTAACATGTTCGACGACGACGACGTGGAGGCCTGCCTCTGGTCGACGTGGTTGAACAGGCTTGTTCCTGTTCAGGAAGAAGCGTCCTGA
- a CDS encoding PD-(D/E)XK nuclease family protein, whose amino-acid sequence MNDLDGPRLVDEIDQALREGGRLSALKILIAPTGAEGRALRVGLARHGVSLVNVEAVTPRSLARLVLRPTGLLDGWLEWDHTTGVRMTSWYMEQLDWPDDHALRHAHAPLYRLLQALRMEGIRPDGWVEAGGDPRIGELMRVWDEGLMRAGAVDGARVAWMALENVDAFLAARKPTLLIRLADMALSREEARLVDALSGSVRTVTVGGGTGVAAGRAITGVDRHDEVRRVWLDVVEAGIPFDDVQIAMAQADVYEPELVAAAMEAGIPVTLQQGRPVTGRPEGRLVQAVLDWMADGFPSDGLSACIRLGMMPVDAVRKGEILDVLAAWPVRTGSIHDEAWVARWIRAVERERLSAAAAQDVVDLLRRVVPVSNAPLVWPADVWDTLVDVVGVQAAARGAILPGLDAGVRLPWSRCASWLADWWRSVREQEETDAGGGVLLVPLHRSMFTLRAATWVVGLDHEAVVPESGSVLEGLPMDVQRTARKLVRDLDSVPKTASLQDMVGQLARHSKLEALSFAAFDIVNARSQFPHRAFRAWTRRGKLQDNPANGDGGAGKAARLWDMTDIIRAVPRDHAVQWAGEAHPELAPLLAAQAARSGPEWTPHDGMVGTHPALAVWPRRTSASALEDLSECPFRYFIQNILRVRPVRERTEFLDAAERGLMAHRLFEWAVKWQRETPDRAALAERLEAALLDALRTHAEVAPKPGPHAWKESVRDLQLMVDTLLAVDEHALSEVVETEWTFDGAAMGRWAVAGRIDRIDRNDEGMETILDYKTGGAGKYTVSKLQDLQRYLQWAVYAVVRQQAQEPGAQANVARSGYRFMRPGEWGTEILVQAPDPGTVGDVLDRLASRVEDGWFIQIADPNECRYCPVRKACGDLELRKQDMDSKEQAGIIPADTFTEHLNGWMFASKLGGASE is encoded by the coding sequence ATGAATGACCTGGATGGCCCCCGCCTGGTTGACGAGATTGACCAGGCCCTGCGTGAAGGGGGACGGCTCTCGGCCCTCAAGATACTGATTGCGCCGACAGGTGCCGAGGGGCGGGCGCTTCGGGTGGGACTGGCGCGTCACGGCGTGTCATTGGTGAACGTGGAAGCCGTGACGCCTCGTTCGCTGGCCCGGCTGGTCCTGCGGCCGACGGGCCTGTTGGACGGCTGGCTGGAGTGGGACCATACGACCGGAGTCCGCATGACCTCCTGGTACATGGAGCAGCTGGACTGGCCGGATGACCATGCGCTCCGGCATGCCCATGCCCCGTTGTACAGGTTGCTGCAGGCCTTGCGCATGGAGGGCATTCGGCCTGATGGTTGGGTGGAGGCCGGCGGGGATCCCCGGATCGGGGAATTGATGCGGGTATGGGATGAGGGATTGATGCGTGCAGGGGCGGTGGACGGGGCCCGGGTAGCGTGGATGGCGCTGGAGAACGTAGATGCGTTCCTGGCAGCCCGCAAACCCACACTGCTCATCCGCCTGGCCGACATGGCCCTCAGCCGGGAGGAAGCGCGACTGGTGGATGCGCTGTCCGGATCGGTCCGGACCGTCACCGTGGGAGGCGGTACGGGCGTCGCAGCGGGTCGGGCCATCACCGGCGTCGACCGGCATGACGAGGTCCGTCGGGTCTGGTTGGACGTGGTGGAAGCCGGCATTCCGTTCGACGACGTGCAGATTGCCATGGCCCAGGCTGACGTGTATGAACCGGAGTTGGTGGCGGCCGCAATGGAGGCGGGTATTCCGGTCACCCTGCAGCAGGGCCGACCCGTCACGGGCCGACCCGAAGGACGCCTGGTGCAGGCGGTCCTGGACTGGATGGCTGACGGATTTCCGTCCGACGGGCTCTCGGCGTGCATCCGGTTGGGCATGATGCCCGTGGATGCCGTCCGGAAGGGCGAGATCCTGGATGTGCTGGCCGCGTGGCCGGTGCGCACCGGTTCCATCCACGACGAGGCCTGGGTGGCGCGATGGATCCGTGCGGTGGAGCGGGAGCGGTTGTCCGCTGCGGCCGCGCAGGATGTGGTGGACCTGTTGCGGCGCGTGGTACCCGTCTCCAATGCACCGCTGGTGTGGCCGGCGGACGTCTGGGATACCCTGGTGGATGTCGTCGGGGTTCAAGCGGCCGCTCGAGGAGCCATCCTGCCCGGACTGGATGCCGGGGTGCGACTGCCGTGGTCCCGGTGTGCATCCTGGCTGGCCGACTGGTGGCGATCGGTACGGGAGCAGGAGGAGACGGACGCCGGGGGCGGCGTATTGCTGGTGCCGCTTCACCGATCCATGTTCACGCTTCGGGCCGCAACGTGGGTGGTCGGGTTGGACCATGAAGCGGTAGTGCCCGAGAGTGGCTCCGTTCTCGAAGGCCTCCCGATGGATGTTCAGCGGACGGCCCGGAAGCTGGTCCGGGATCTGGACAGCGTGCCGAAAACGGCGTCGCTTCAGGACATGGTGGGCCAGTTGGCCCGGCATTCGAAATTGGAGGCGCTTTCCTTTGCGGCATTCGACATCGTCAATGCGCGTTCGCAGTTCCCGCACCGCGCGTTCCGGGCGTGGACCCGTAGGGGCAAGTTGCAGGATAACCCCGCGAATGGGGATGGCGGAGCAGGAAAGGCGGCTCGACTTTGGGACATGACCGATATCATCCGGGCCGTTCCGAGGGATCATGCTGTTCAGTGGGCCGGAGAGGCCCATCCGGAGTTGGCGCCCCTTCTGGCCGCCCAGGCGGCCCGGAGCGGCCCGGAATGGACCCCGCACGACGGGATGGTCGGAACGCACCCTGCACTCGCGGTATGGCCCAGGCGAACGAGTGCGTCGGCCCTCGAAGACCTGTCTGAGTGTCCGTTCCGGTATTTCATCCAGAACATTCTCCGCGTGCGGCCGGTCCGGGAGCGGACGGAGTTCCTGGACGCAGCCGAGCGTGGGCTGATGGCCCATCGTCTGTTCGAGTGGGCCGTGAAATGGCAACGCGAAACGCCCGACCGGGCCGCTTTGGCTGAACGGCTGGAAGCCGCATTGCTGGACGCGCTGCGCACACACGCCGAGGTGGCACCCAAACCCGGTCCGCACGCCTGGAAGGAATCGGTTCGCGACCTTCAATTGATGGTGGACACGCTGCTGGCCGTGGACGAACATGCGTTGTCCGAGGTGGTCGAGACCGAATGGACCTTCGACGGCGCTGCCATGGGAAGGTGGGCGGTGGCCGGTCGGATTGACCGGATAGACCGGAATGACGAGGGCATGGAAACCATCCTGGATTACAAGACGGGCGGGGCCGGGAAGTACACTGTTTCCAAGCTCCAGGACTTGCAGCGATACCTTCAGTGGGCAGTCTATGCCGTTGTGCGCCAACAGGCGCAAGAGCCGGGCGCGCAGGCGAATGTGGCGCGATCGGGGTATCGGTTCATGCGTCCCGGCGAGTGGGGGACCGAGATCCTGGTTCAGGCCCCTGACCCTGGCACCGTGGGGGACGTCCTGGACCGGTTGGCGTCCCGTGTGGAGGACGGCTGGTTCATCCAGATCGCGGACCCGAATGAATGCCGGTATTGCCCGGTCCGGAAGGCGTGCGGGGATCTGGAACTGAGGAAACAGGACATGGACAGCAAGGAGCAGGCCGGGATCATCCCCGCCGACACGTTTACGGAGCATTTGAATGGATGGATGTTCGCATCCAAACTCGGAGGAGCATCGGAATGA
- a CDS encoding 3'-5' exonuclease, protein MSKIMIAFDVETTGRNPETDQIVEISMCLYEAGKEETYTTLVKPDIPISKGAEAVHGISMEDVANAPSFAEIAPKVRDFLDGAAVLVGYNVRFDIRCVEREFERIGQPVDLTDKLVVDPFRIWQTLEPRSLTDAYRRFVGGDLEEAHSAEADVQAAVNVLRGMRRTFNLEEATWEELARMTNPDMDSWVGPTNHLKWSEGRVIIAFGKKYMDSPILDVAKSDPSYLSWMMGADFPKHVVSVCRGALAGVPEEEFNARISATLGGPPVE, encoded by the coding sequence ATGAGCAAAATCATGATCGCGTTCGATGTGGAAACCACCGGACGCAATCCAGAAACGGATCAGATCGTCGAAATATCCATGTGCCTCTACGAGGCCGGCAAGGAGGAAACATACACCACACTGGTCAAGCCCGACATCCCGATCTCGAAAGGTGCCGAGGCCGTCCACGGGATTTCCATGGAAGATGTGGCCAATGCGCCGTCATTCGCCGAGATCGCCCCGAAGGTCCGCGACTTCCTGGACGGTGCGGCTGTCCTGGTGGGCTACAACGTACGTTTCGACATCCGATGCGTTGAACGGGAATTCGAACGTATTGGACAGCCGGTCGATTTGACGGACAAATTGGTGGTGGATCCGTTCAGGATCTGGCAGACGCTCGAGCCGCGGTCCCTGACCGATGCCTACCGGCGTTTCGTGGGTGGCGACCTGGAGGAGGCGCACAGCGCCGAGGCCGACGTGCAGGCGGCCGTGAACGTACTGCGTGGCATGCGGAGGACGTTCAACCTGGAAGAAGCCACCTGGGAGGAGTTGGCCCGCATGACGAACCCGGACATGGACAGCTGGGTCGGTCCGACGAATCACCTGAAATGGAGCGAAGGCCGGGTCATCATTGCGTTCGGGAAGAAATACATGGACAGCCCCATCCTGGACGTGGCAAAATCGGACCCGTCCTACCTCTCCTGGATGATGGGCGCGGACTTCCCCAAGCACGTCGTGAGCGTGTGCAGGGGTGCACTGGCCGGTGTTCCGGAAGAGGAATTCAATGCGCGGATCAGCGCGACCCTCGGCGGACCTCCGGTGGAATAA
- a CDS encoding DUF1761 domain-containing protein, with protein MDYFPDLFAVLVAGLVPMVVGAIWYGPLFGQKWMDLSNKTEEQIRAEMNPLRQYGLTFVAGLLAAFVLAHGLQAFADAYGMDGWAYGMQGAFWVWLGYVVWVTWQEVAFDDKHVVLWLINVTYNLAALLGMGAILGVWR; from the coding sequence ATGGACTATTTTCCCGACCTGTTCGCCGTTCTCGTAGCCGGCCTCGTTCCCATGGTCGTCGGCGCCATCTGGTATGGCCCGCTGTTCGGCCAGAAGTGGATGGACCTGTCCAACAAGACCGAGGAGCAGATCCGCGCAGAGATGAACCCACTCAGACAGTACGGTCTGACGTTCGTGGCAGGCCTCCTTGCGGCATTCGTTTTGGCCCACGGCCTGCAGGCCTTTGCCGATGCCTACGGAATGGATGGCTGGGCATATGGCATGCAAGGTGCCTTCTGGGTCTGGCTCGGCTATGTCGTCTGGGTGACCTGGCAGGAGGTGGCCTTCGACGACAAGCATGTCGTACTTTGGCTCATCAACGTTACGTACAACCTCGCCGCACTGCTCGGAATGGGCGCCATCCTGGGTGTGTGGCGATAG
- a CDS encoding S1/P1 nuclease: MIAALLPFLSLLVFSIFPFGSTTDVDVTPQAPSARWGADGHQIVCAIAWWELTDEARDGIRQLLDADPTYDRFMDSCVWADRVRGRDARYDRYTTAHYVNIPRGETSFNLERDCADTFCVVEGIEESRAVLENPAAPTAERLDALKFLSHFVGDLHQPMHAGYADDRGGNDTMVMVEGEEYNLHRVWDSVLWGRIGRAWLDHASLLWFDISDADRKAWEDQNPTHWAEESFRIVYDSAYDLPVDDAYMERNTAIIEQRLQMGGVRLGALLNRLFAS; this comes from the coding sequence ATGATTGCTGCACTGCTTCCCTTCCTGTCGCTGCTCGTTTTTTCGATCTTCCCGTTCGGGTCAACGACGGACGTGGACGTGACACCACAGGCACCGTCGGCTCGGTGGGGCGCGGATGGGCACCAGATCGTATGTGCCATCGCCTGGTGGGAGCTCACGGATGAAGCCAGGGACGGCATCCGTCAGCTCCTGGATGCCGATCCCACCTACGACCGCTTCATGGACAGCTGTGTATGGGCGGACCGGGTTCGCGGACGGGATGCGCGGTACGACCGGTATACCACGGCCCACTACGTCAACATTCCCCGCGGGGAGACATCCTTCAACCTTGAACGGGACTGTGCCGACACCTTCTGTGTGGTAGAGGGGATTGAGGAGTCCCGTGCCGTCCTCGAAAATCCGGCCGCGCCGACCGCCGAGCGGCTCGATGCGCTCAAATTCCTGTCGCACTTCGTGGGCGACCTGCATCAACCCATGCATGCCGGATATGCCGATGACCGGGGCGGCAATGACACCATGGTCATGGTGGAGGGCGAGGAATACAACCTGCACCGGGTCTGGGACTCCGTCCTCTGGGGACGGATTGGTCGCGCTTGGCTGGATCATGCATCCCTCCTCTGGTTCGATATTTCGGATGCTGACCGCAAGGCATGGGAGGACCAGAACCCGACCCACTGGGCGGAGGAATCGTTCCGGATTGTGTACGACTCGGCCTATGACCTGCCGGTCGACGATGCCTACATGGAGCGCAACACCGCCATCATCGAACAGCGCCTGCAGATGGGCGGGGTCCGCCTTGGCGCGCTCCTGAACCGGTTGTTTGCCAGCTGA
- a CDS encoding YdeI/OmpD-associated family protein: MYAFPAPVLRMDANAMPYHYLPIPPDIAEDVIAGGQRRVIIHVNGVELRRYLFQNNQGEHAVIVSLAALRDMGLARGDMAEVDLQVDPEPDRIDVCEEFRIALDQDPEAAERFEGLTVGQRRGLAGYIASGKREETRIRRSLDICRKLRTHSLYGDRNE, translated from the coding sequence ATGTATGCGTTCCCGGCCCCGGTCCTGCGCATGGATGCGAACGCCATGCCGTATCACTATCTCCCCATTCCTCCGGACATCGCAGAGGACGTGATTGCCGGAGGCCAGCGACGCGTCATCATCCACGTCAACGGCGTGGAGCTCCGGCGCTACCTGTTCCAGAACAACCAGGGGGAGCACGCCGTGATTGTCTCGCTCGCCGCATTGCGAGACATGGGACTGGCCCGGGGAGACATGGCCGAGGTGGACCTCCAGGTGGACCCCGAACCCGACCGGATAGACGTCTGTGAGGAGTTCCGGATTGCCTTGGACCAGGACCCCGAAGCCGCCGAGCGCTTCGAAGGCCTGACCGTTGGACAACGCCGTGGGCTGGCCGGCTATATTGCGTCGGGCAAGCGCGAGGAGACCCGCATCCGCCGGTCGCTTGATATCTGCCGGAAACTCCGGACCCACTCCCTGTATGGTGATCGAAATGAATGA
- a CDS encoding cupin domain-containing protein: MNDVNWRELVDTLGLAPHPEGGWFRETYRSTRSVTPHDDRADRSAITTIDFLLPEGTFSRWHRVHSCEVWHHMHGHPLELAVVPPSLDAFEIIRLDSVGRGTHMHVVPAGWWQAARPAGAHALCACTVGPGFDFADFAFLSDEPGGPRRMQVLNEAWAAYI, from the coding sequence ATGAATGATGTGAATTGGCGCGAACTCGTGGATACGCTCGGCCTTGCGCCCCATCCCGAGGGGGGCTGGTTCCGGGAGACGTACCGGTCCACGCGTTCCGTCACGCCGCACGACGACCGCGCCGACCGCTCGGCGATCACGACCATCGACTTCCTGCTTCCGGAAGGCACGTTCAGCCGCTGGCACCGGGTGCACTCATGCGAAGTCTGGCACCATATGCACGGTCATCCCCTCGAATTGGCGGTCGTTCCTCCCTCCCTCGATGCGTTCGAAATCATCCGACTGGACAGCGTCGGACGTGGTACGCACATGCACGTCGTTCCTGCGGGGTGGTGGCAAGCGGCGCGGCCCGCCGGGGCCCATGCCCTCTGCGCGTGCACGGTCGGCCCCGGTTTCGACTTCGCCGACTTCGCGTTCCTCTCGGACGAGCCCGGCGGGCCGCGCCGCATGCAGGTACTGAACGAAGCCTGGGCCGCGTATATTTGA
- a CDS encoding DUF885 family protein: MSDSALTRHTAFSAVLLLVTSLLLHGCTTPSDPGVPAGSNHDDLEQFFLAWRAFEAADLTDGVPDYTVESMERQHRDLPGWMDRLAAFDTTGWTDAERIDFELVRAEMNGLDFDHRVRRPWERDPAFYVMVYPSPTDIPAREGPVIDTAIEWWAYEQPLSPADAEEAAARLRTIQPLYEQAKQNLTGDARDLWEAGVRVIGRQRDALQRIADTVNNESVKNAALEALGATAAFHEWLSDRLPEKRGASGVGKENYTWYLRNVHLMPWSWEEEVTIMERELARSWAYLKLSEHRNRALPELEPFADADTYDRELNAAVDEYLAFLDDADIMTTAPWMDQALRERIGRFSPSDGPRSFFSEVNYRDGLVMRTHHYHWIDIARMAEEPHDSVIRATPSLYNIFDGRAEGMATGMEEMMMAAGLFDDRPRARELVYILLAQRAARALGGLYMHGNEKTMLEASEFAVNWTPRGWMQPDGDLVQFEQHLYLQQPGYGSSYVTGKVQIEDLIRDVARREGVDFSLPSFMDRFNDAGFIPVSLIRWEMTGTDSHYRSIVDAE, encoded by the coding sequence ATGTCTGACTCCGCATTAACACGGCATACGGCCTTTTCCGCTGTCCTGCTGCTCGTGACAAGCCTCTTGCTGCACGGATGTACCACGCCCTCCGATCCCGGCGTTCCTGCCGGCAGCAACCACGATGACCTGGAGCAATTCTTCCTGGCCTGGCGCGCCTTCGAAGCCGCCGACCTCACCGACGGCGTACCCGACTACACGGTGGAATCCATGGAGCGGCAGCACCGGGACCTGCCCGGGTGGATGGACCGGCTGGCCGCCTTCGATACGACCGGCTGGACCGACGCCGAGCGCATTGATTTCGAGCTGGTCCGCGCCGAAATGAATGGCCTGGACTTCGACCACCGTGTCCGTCGTCCCTGGGAGCGGGACCCCGCGTTCTATGTCATGGTCTATCCGTCCCCGACCGACATTCCTGCCCGTGAAGGGCCGGTCATCGACACCGCCATCGAATGGTGGGCCTACGAGCAGCCCCTGTCCCCGGCCGATGCCGAGGAAGCCGCCGCCCGCCTGCGTACCATCCAGCCCCTCTATGAACAGGCCAAACAGAATCTGACGGGTGATGCCCGGGATCTCTGGGAAGCCGGGGTCCGGGTCATTGGACGTCAACGCGATGCTCTGCAACGGATTGCCGACACGGTGAACAACGAATCCGTGAAGAACGCCGCACTGGAAGCGCTGGGAGCCACGGCCGCGTTCCACGAGTGGCTGTCGGACCGGCTCCCCGAGAAGCGGGGCGCATCGGGCGTCGGCAAGGAAAATTACACGTGGTACCTCCGCAACGTGCATCTCATGCCCTGGTCCTGGGAGGAGGAAGTCACGATCATGGAGCGTGAACTGGCACGGTCCTGGGCCTACTTGAAACTGAGCGAGCATCGGAACCGCGCACTGCCGGAGCTGGAGCCGTTCGCCGACGCGGACACCTATGACCGTGAATTGAACGCAGCGGTCGACGAATACCTGGCCTTCCTGGATGATGCCGACATCATGACGACCGCTCCGTGGATGGACCAGGCCCTGCGGGAACGCATCGGCCGGTTCTCACCCTCCGACGGCCCCCGCAGCTTCTTCAGCGAAGTGAACTACCGGGATGGTCTCGTCATGCGCACGCATCATTACCACTGGATTGACATCGCCCGGATGGCGGAAGAGCCGCACGACAGTGTCATCCGTGCCACACCATCGCTCTACAACATATTTGACGGCCGGGCTGAAGGCATGGCTACCGGTATGGAAGAGATGATGATGGCGGCCGGCCTGTTCGACGATCGCCCCCGTGCCCGTGAACTCGTCTATATCCTTCTGGCACAACGTGCTGCGCGCGCCCTGGGTGGACTTTACATGCACGGCAACGAGAAAACCATGCTGGAGGCCTCCGAGTTCGCCGTCAACTGGACGCCACGCGGCTGGATGCAGCCCGATGGCGATCTGGTCCAGTTCGAACAGCACCTGTATCTGCAGCAGCCGGGGTACGGGTCGAGCTACGTGACCGGAAAGGTCCAGATCGAGGATCTCATCCGCGACGTGGCACGGCGCGAGGGCGTGGACTTCTCACTCCCCTCCTTCATGGATCGGTTCAACGATGCCGGATTCATTCCGGTGTCCCTCATCCGCTGGGAGATGACGGGCACGGACAGCCACTACCGCTCCATCGTGGACGCCGAGTAG